The window CGGGCACGGCGACGGCCTGCAAGGCGACCCCGAGCCAGCCGCGCGCGATGCGGCCATCCTTCAGCAATTGCGGCACGATGCGTTCAATGGTTGCGGTCGGTATCGCAATGACCTGGCCGCGCGGCCCGAAGGTCGACATGCCCATACAGCCGCCGGCGGCGTCGAAAACCGGCCCGCCCTCTTCGCGCTGAGCCAGACGGAGATCGAGCACGATACGGCGGTCGATCAGGCCGCCGCGGCTCGAATGCCATTCGGGCCCGGCGAGATTGACGAGCCCGAGCCGCGCGCTGGCAGCCCCGGTTCCATCGGCGCCGATCGCCAATGCAACCGCGCCGGTCTGCGCCTCGCCCGCGGCGATCGACGGCGCGACAAGCGGCGTTGCCGGCCGCAAAATCGCGATATTGGTGCTGGGATCGCGTCCGGCGATCTTGGCCGTCACGACCGAGCCGCCCGGCGCAACCAGCTCAAATTCATCCTTTCGCGGCAGCGACTGCTCGGAGGCGACGACGATATCGGATCGCCACAGCAAGCCGGTCAGATGCCGGCCGTGCGCAAGGCGGATCGCGACGACAGCGTTGTTTGCGGTTTCCGCGCGCGCGACGAGCGCGTTCGAGAATTGGACCAAGGGGTCTGCAGCGGGGTCTGCTTGATCGGTCATGGGATGCTCCTATCCGTTAAGATAGGTACGAAACTGGGCGATGCCGCAGCTAAAGACTATCGGCCGGACGGCCGGGCCGGTCCCGGCCATTTGGCCGGGGTTGCCCCGCCGCCAATGGCCCGAGCAGAATTTGCTATCGGCGATCCCGCATTTGGAATGGACTTGCCGCTGTCGGCGATTCAGAATCG is drawn from Bradyrhizobium lablabi and contains these coding sequences:
- a CDS encoding S1C family serine protease, coding for MTDQADPAADPLVQFSNALVARAETANNAVVAIRLAHGRHLTGLLWRSDIVVASEQSLPRKDEFELVAPGGSVVTAKIAGRDPSTNIAILRPATPLVAPSIAAGEAQTGAVALAIGADGTGAASARLGLVNLAGPEWHSSRGGLIDRRIVLDLRLAQREEGGPVFDAAGGCMGMSTFGPRGQVIAIPTATIERIVPQLLKDGRIARGWLGVALQAVAVPDALRETAGQSSGLMVMSVAEGGPAAQAGIVAGDIILSVDGTSTHRFRRLARLFGADSIGRKADLRLIRSGAVITVQATIAERQAA